Sequence from the Bacteroidales bacterium genome:
ATATTCCCGAGAAAATAGTCTTGCTGGGGCCAGTTTACAAGTGTAATGCCTCCTTTATAAGTACCCGGCTTAAAATTTTCCGGATTAATGATTCGCCGATAAAGCCATAGGTTAAGAGCATTACCTGTTTTCTTCCCTTCGGGATGAAAACCCAGCCTTTTCGGTTCAAGCGTAGAAGGGTCGGGATAATTCAATTCAAGCAGTTTTCCCGGCCAGGGAGGTTTCATCTCAGGTTCGAAATTTCGCCAAAAATCATAATCCCTGGGTTTAGATATAACATGGTTTTCACCTGAAATATAATCCATAGCAAAACAATGGGTATAAGCCTGATTGTTTGTTGGATCCGCTTCCTCTGCAGCATGCAATTCACCGGTTTCTTCTTGGGATTCCGCCCCGGAAATATACTCCGTTCCGGTCAGGGGCAACAATTCACCCAATTCTGTTGCATCCACAAAATAAGGTGCGTTAAGCGTTACCATTTTCCCGCTACGGATACTTTTAATCTGAAGGGCACGAACATGATCTCCATTTACGTCAGCAGCTACAATTTTATGCTCCAAAAGAAGGGTCAACTTGCCAGAACTTAAATAAGGGGCCAGCATATCCAGTAAAACAGCAAGGGCCACACGGGGTTCATGACATAAGCGTGATACCGCACCGTCACCGGGATTTAAATGACTGCGGTTCTCTGCCTTTTCCGTGAGGGGATAATTTCGTTTATAATAGTCCCGTACTGCTTTTCGAAAATCCCGGTATAACCGGGAAGCTCCGTGGGACTCGATCCACCTGTGTTCGTCCGGAGGAACCCCTTGCTGGGTCAACTGACCCCCGATCCAGTCAGTTTCTTCTGTCAATATAACAGTTAACCCATTACGCAACATTCCCAAAGCAGCGGCTATACC
This genomic interval carries:
- a CDS encoding FAD-dependent oxidoreductase produces the protein MDRRDFIERIAMGSVAVSSLPLLSFSNHIFGRGNFTKGLPDKLSADLVIAGGGLGGIAAALGMLRNGLTVILTEETDWIGGQLTQQGVPPDEHRWIESHGASRLYRDFRKAVRDYYKRNYPLTEKAENRSHLNPGDGAVSRLCHEPRVALAVLLDMLAPYLSSGKLTLLLEHKIVAADVNGDHVRALQIKSIRSGKMVTLNAPYFVDATELGELLPLTGTEYISGAESQEETGELHAAEEADPTNNQAYTHCFAMDYISGENHVISKPRDYDFWRNFEPEMKPPWPGKLLELNYPDPSTLEPKRLGFHPEGKKTGNALNLWLYRRIINPENFKPGTYKGGITLVNWPQQDYFLGNIIDVREEEFEKHIQQGKQLSLSLLYWLQTEAPRPDGGKGWPGLRLRRDIMGTEDGLAKYPYVRESRRIKAEFTILEQHVGAENRAMITGEESVDKAADFYDSVGIGYYHIDLHPSSGGDNYIDFSSLPFQIPLGALLPRRMKNLLPANKNIGTTHITNGCYRLHPVEWSIGEAVGILVAYAMKKDVIPHTVRKNKQMLNDFQKFIRTQGIETHWPNK